The DNA window GAAATTCTTCGTAAAGGGGCTCAAAAATTGTTACAGCAAGCTATTGAATTTGAAGTACAAGAATATCTGGAACTTTACAAACAATCGAAAGAATCTACCCATCAATCTCCTGCAGTAAGAAATGGTTACTTACCAGAAAAAAACATTCAAACCGGTCTTGGCCCAATTGCAATTCGCCAGCCTAGAATAAGACATAGAGACAATGGCAAGTTCACAAGTGCGATTTTGCCACCTTATTTGAGAAGGACA is part of the Parachlamydia acanthamoebae genome and encodes:
- a CDS encoding transposase — its product is EILRKGAQKLLQQAIEFEVQEYLELYKQSKESTHQSPAVRNGYLPEKNIQTGLGPIAIRQPRIRHRDNGKFTSAILPPYLRRT